The Bosea sp. 685 DNA window GTCGAAGCCTCCCGGAGAGCATCTGCCTTCAAGGTTGAATAAATCCTAAGATTCCCGCCCTCAATTCGCGGGGCATGGCTTCCAGAGAGAAGGATCACGCAGTCCGAGAGGCGCCTGATGCCGGAACGCACTCTTGCTCCCGTTCCAACTCTTGGCCCCGCTCCAACTCTTGGCCCCGTTCCGAGGGAGCCCCCGCTTTCGCTTGGGCGGGATGGGCGGGGCGCGCGAGCCCGAAATGCTCGCGCAGCGTCCGGCCGCTATAGTCCTTCCGGAACAGGCCGCGCCGGACCAGGATCGGAACGACCTGGTCGACGAACTCCTCGAACGGCCAATATGACCTCGGCTGTCGCGGCAGCACGATCCCGGCCCGTATCCGAGGCGCTGGCCGGCGATGGATAGCCGGATAACCCTGCGGCGATCGCGAGATGTTGAGCGGCGCCTTGACTTCGATCAGTACCGCGGGTCGCCTCGCCGCATCGCGAGCGCGGCTTCGGCAGAACCGCGCGACAGGCTGGCAGCCAGGCCCCCGCTCCACTAAGACTGCCCCAGGCCAGCCGCCCTGCGGCTCGCGTATTGGCCCTGCGGTTCCAAGGGGTTGTTTTCAACGCTTCAGGATCTCGGATGAACATCGATCTCAACGCGGATGTCGGCGAAAGCTTCGGTCCCTGGACCATGGGAGACGACGCAGCGATGTTCGACATCGTCACCACGGCCAATGTTGCATGCGGTTTTCATGCCGGCGATCCCGAGATCATGCGCAAGACCGCCGAACTCGCGCGCGACAAGCATGTCGCGATCGGCGCCCATCCCGGCTTTGCCGATCTGATCGGCTTCGGCCGACGTCGCCTGCCGGGCCTGACCGAGCGGGAGGTCGAGAACCTCGTCGCCTATCAGGTCGGTGCGTTCAAGGCGGTCGCAGTGCTGACCGGCTATCCGATGACCCATGTGAAGACGCATGGCGCGCTCGGCAACATCTGCAATGACGACGACGCGCTGGCGCTTGCCGTCGCACGCGGCATCAAGGCGGCCGACCCCGACGCGCTCTTCCTGGTGATGCCGGGAATGGCGACGGAGCGGGCGGCCGAAAAGCTCGGCCTGGCCTATTTCCGCGAGATCTATGCCGACCGGACCTATGACGACAGCTTCAACCTGACCGATCGCGCCAAGCCCGGCGCCGTGATCCACGATCCCGAGGAGGCGTGCCGACACGTCATGCGCATGCTCGATGCCGGCGCGGTGGTGTCGGTAACCGGCAAGACGCTCAAGGTCGGCATCGAT harbors:
- a CDS encoding 5-oxoprolinase subunit PxpA, which gives rise to MNIDLNADVGESFGPWTMGDDAAMFDIVTTANVACGFHAGDPEIMRKTAELARDKHVAIGAHPGFADLIGFGRRRLPGLTEREVENLVAYQVGAFKAVAVLTGYPMTHVKTHGALGNICNDDDALALAVARGIKAADPDALFLVMPGMATERAAEKLGLAYFREIYADRTYDDSFNLTDRAKPGAVIHDPEEACRHVMRMLDAGAVVSVTGKTLKVGIDSICVHGDNPHAVALARTLRDRLEAAGVTVARYTAS